TTTATATTGACCCTCCCTACAACGCGCCGAATAGCCAAATTGCATACAAGAACAACTTCAAACATTCATCATTTCTCTCGCTCATTGACAACAGACTAAGCGCTGCTAAACCGTTATCTTCAGATAGCGGCGCGCTTGTCATCGCAATTGACAAGAACGAGGAGAATGGGGTTTCTAGGCTCGTATCCGAGCTTTTCCATGATAACGACAATGTTTTGGTGACTGTCGAGCACAACAGAAAGGGTGTGCAAGGAGATCACTTCTCTTACACGAATGAGTATGCAATTTTTTCCATTCCGAAATCCCGAGGCGACTTGAATCAGGTCGCGAGGGAGGAAGGTGACTATGAATACTCAAATCTTCGGAATTGGGGTGGGGAGTCCCTGCGAACTGATGCTGCAAATTGCTTTTATCCAATTTACGTTAAAGGTCAAGATATCGTTGGTTTTGGTGATGTTTGGTTTGACACGGATCAGCATCCCGCGGGAGCTAATGTGCTTCGTGAAGATGGCGTTGTTGAGGTGTTTCCAATCGATGGTAATCGTATAGAAAGAAAGTGGCGATATGAGCGAGGAACCGTCGAGTCAATAAAGAGTCGCCTGAAGGTCGATATTGGGCGAGGTGGGATGATTCAGATCAAGATTGCAAAGGTGAGCGATCAATTCAAGACTGTTTGGTATTCGCCGAAGTACAACGCTGGAGATAACGGAACTCAACTAGCAAAGCAAATGGGTGTTCCGATTGGTGAATTTGACTATCCGAAATCAATTCACACCACAAAAGATTGCATATTCGCTGTGTCATCCGATGATGACTGGGTGCTGGACTATTTTTCCGGCTCCGGAACCACTGGCCAGGCTGTGATCACACTTAATCGTGAAGTCCAAGGCTCTCGCCGTAAATACATTCTTGTTGAGCAAGGTGAATACTTCGAGTCGGTACTTAAGGCTAGATTGCAGAAGACTGTGTATGCCGCGACTTGGGCAGATGGTAAGCCAACCAGCCCTGAAACCGGCATTTCCCACTGCTTCAAAGTCCTCAAGCTCGAAAGCTACGAAGACACCCTGAACAACCTGCAACTGCGTCGTACGTCCGCGCAGGGCGATTTGCTGAACACCTTGCCGCAGCAGGCCAAGGACGACTACCTGCTCAACTACCTGCTGGACGTGGAAAGCCGTGGCTCGTTGCTGTCGGTGGGAGACTTCAAGAAGCCCTTCGACTACACCCTCAATGTGGCCGTGGATTCGGCGGGCGCGTTCGAGCCGCGTAAGGTCGATCTGGTGGAAACCTTCAATTACCTAATCGGCCTGCGCGTCAAGCACATGGACGCCCAGCCGCAGCGCGGCTTTGTCACCGTTACCGGCACCTTGCCCAGTGGCGAAAGCTGCCTGGTGCTCTGGCGCGATTGCGACGTGCTGGACTACGAAGGCATCAGCAAGCTCTGTGACAAGCTGGCCATCAACCCGGCGGACAACGAGTTCGACGTGGTCTACATCAACGGCGACCACAACATTCCCACCGTGCTGACGCAGACGGCCGAGGAAGGCGGTGCCACCCGCGTACTCAAGCTGCGTCAGATCGAGCCGGAGTTTCTGGAGCGCATGTTCTCGGTGGAGGACATCTGATGGCGCGCGCAGCAAAACCGAAAGCCCAAAAACGCAGCTTCCATCAGGAATTGGTGCTCAACCGCTGGGTGCTGGGTTTCTTTCAAGGCGGCACGCTGGCGGCACTGAAACAGCGGATCGGGGACGACCGCTTCGAGGGCATGGACGAGGACGGCCAGACCAGGTTCTTCCACGAACTGATCCGAGGCTTGTTCGATCCCAACAAGGTGCCCGAGGCCGACCTGCGGCGCTACGACTTGAACGTCGTCGCCCACTGGCAGGCCATCACCGCCCAGCGCAACAAGCTGGAAGGCCATGAGTTGCAGATGAAGTACTTCCAGTACCTCTCGCTGCTGTTCACCGAGCTGTATCTGGATTGGTACTTCA
This region of Desulfovibrio legallii genomic DNA includes:
- a CDS encoding DNA methyltransferase, which codes for MTTKQNPKFQELVAKLREIFQIDRPELDFGIYRILNARAGEINDYLQSRLAEKVQAALSAGSTASAQQLQVDLYKAIQQAQDVGINPDDAPKVKDLRARLKEATAGNSEHENAVFSHLLTFFSRYYQDGDFISQRRYKGDTYAIPYAGEEVMLYWANKDQYYTKSGENFSNYRFKLDDGRSVHFRLAAADTAKDNRKDNDKERRFVLAQHKTVTRVDENGDEYEEDILPVEEIATADGQTELVIRFEYAAQSKGTKQEALVTKAVEAVLADAAVKARWLSLSNRAPTEKNPQRTLLEKHLTNYTTKNTADYFIHKDLGGFLRRELDFYIKNEVMHLDDVQNAGAFADIEKNLRMIQCLRSIALELITFLAQLEDFQKKLWLKKKFVVSSHYCITLDRVPEALWPEVAANEQQWAQWKQLGVWDGDAPGTLEDLTAAQYRMVDTSLFSRDFAERLLSEIEGVDESLNGLLFHGDNFQALNFLNHQFNKSIGCIYIDPPYNAPNSQIAYKNNFKHSSFLSLIDNRLSAAKPLSSDSGALVIAIDKNEENGVSRLVSELFHDNDNVLVTVEHNRKGVQGDHFSYTNEYAIFSIPKSRGDLNQVAREEGDYEYSNLRNWGGESLRTDAANCFYPIYVKGQDIVGFGDVWFDTDQHPAGANVLREDGVVEVFPIDGNRIERKWRYERGTVESIKSRLKVDIGRGGMIQIKIAKVSDQFKTVWYSPKYNAGDNGTQLAKQMGVPIGEFDYPKSIHTTKDCIFAVSSDDDWVLDYFSGSGTTGQAVITLNREVQGSRRKYILVEQGEYFESVLKARLQKTVYAATWADGKPTSPETGISHCFKVLKLESYEDTLNNLQLRRTSAQGDLLNTLPQQAKDDYLLNYLLDVESRGSLLSVGDFKKPFDYTLNVAVDSAGAFEPRKVDLVETFNYLIGLRVKHMDAQPQRGFVTVTGTLPSGESCLVLWRDCDVLDYEGISKLCDKLAINPADNEFDVVYINGDHNIPTVLTQTAEEGGATRVLKLRQIEPEFLERMFSVEDI